Genomic DNA from Anthonomus grandis grandis chromosome 5, icAntGran1.3, whole genome shotgun sequence:
tcgtttttaataaatttttcaaatacggtttaaaatattgaactgaattttggcacagaatattatggcataaaaacacattttttagatgttcacctacttttttttagcaaccagtggcgtagctatgataaatttttaatacaattttacaaaaaaaatactacgccattgacttacgaaaaaaattatgattttatcttaattatcaatcaattataaacaaaaaattcctccatgacttttgccgtaaatcttaccgtttgggtgtaatcgttaattaaaaaaacgtcttttatgcataaaatgcatctttaaaaattatggaaattaatcaagttagctttgcttgttgccagaaattgttttttgttgttttaaacattatgaTACTTGCGTTAGTGATTATTCTTGACAGTTTGTTTTTAGTACCCTTTGGATCTTAAAACGTGAATTGTACTAGTTAAAAAATGGCAGATTATTCTAATTTGGAAATGACGCAAATGCATTTCCTATATGGACTTGCCAATGGTACTGCTATGGAGGCGCGGCGTTTGTATCAAGAAAGGTATCCTAATCGCGCTGTCCCagatagaagaatatttataaacattcatCGTCGTCTGACTGAATCTGGGAGTTTTAAGGCTAATTCTGCCGAGAGAAGGCCCCGTACAGTTAGGACACCGGCAGTTGAAGAGGTTGTCCTACATGCAGTCGAAGAGAATCCGACCACAAGTACACGAAAAATTGGTATGGACAAGACGGTATGGGAAATTTTAAGGGATTCTTTGTTATATCCTTTTCTCATACAAAGGGTTCAAGCATTGCTTCTTAGACATTATGAACCGCGTACGTaattttgtagatggtatctccaaaaagtaacacaaaatccttaatttttaaattttatgtggaaagagtcataaagtaatagtctaagcgatatttaatcatttcattaaataaataaatgttttaagcatttttttaagaatttatacacttgattcgtaaaatttgactacatgcgcccacgtactattttgttaaacgcctgaccttagtcacagccactcaagcgtgaaaagttacataggtccggccttaaaatttatttgtatttaaaactttattattcgggatttttgggtttagttttattaagttagaaatttagGATAGTtaatagcaagataatatttaatttaaatataagatttaagtacgtaaaatgagtttaaccaaaaattttaatttaataagtttagtttttagcgccatcagtcccttataataagtgatgagagaataggtgatacgaattacttaggcccatttattctgtggattaaggcgttaaatttttactttttgacacaaaagtgtaaaacgttttcaaattttatatattttctttttttgggaattgagatttatttttacatggtggtgattattaatggggattttggctgccatattcaatgtcctttattatagtttttgtttaattaatacatattatgatatattattataataacatactcatgaaaacccccatctctatatttagtaccaacttcttttgataaaaagtaattatgtagtaagaaaattggaagtatattttttaaaataaacttttacattaaaaatcatctagctgtctatactttatgcgtttaaaagacccaaattttacttataaaaaaacatactttacatcctgaatgtaatatttattaatttgtttgcctcgtatttagttattatgcatattaggagaaattagataaaaattaacaaaaataaatacttatgctaaaaactaaaaatcttatacaaaacactacattttaagtatactggatcctaaaactacagtgaggatactaaatacttttataaatttaaccactcttttgggtctggcccaaaaagttaatacaattttctaaattctgtgatttgttttgtttttgtgtttttcttactaaagcaaaaaagagattttccagagaatggtggaagaagcagtctttattgtgtcactaaaggacaaacaggggcagtaagctgtaaaaaacaaaatttttaaacttcttttattaataaaaatatggttttcttactatggcaaaaaagggactttttcccagagaatgcaaatcataaatgtatcataccttgtttcggctaaataatatgtggatctttcttcctcccaaattttttaaatttttctcaaatattctatacaccacctgacaattccattacagcagctcttctgttaaccatcttaagcttaaatccaagttttatcaggtatctccgcaaggttgagactgagaaatgtttgtcccttgccgataaggtgtctctatggtcagaacttTATTgcttttgtatttagaatacacacctttccttagcaatttggcaatatccgtgtcaagtcccttgattgtcctgcatcttttctttttattctgcCTTTAATCCTTTtattttacaggcatattgtactatagggaacccctgttaaaaatgctgttttttgcaaagcactacaatcatttgtgaactgaggatcattccttagattgttatagatatttagatgaATTTGTTttgcgtctgtacttaaacaattacgttttaaaactgcttgatttcctctgtagcttctacttcccttgcttctctttgcttcctcaacactagaaaatgaactatcagaactatgtaagtctaaatcaatGTCCACATcactcttattatttttatcacaaatgttattgtctttcttgtacacccacggtctccataagctcgcacacactttcctcttcatttacCAAATTTTCATGCCTATTTTCcgagggtcgaaacattttaaggtctttaggtataataccaaaacaaatccacaaacacaaataaaaaaacatacttcctcacagtaaaaactgcaaaaaattgagacgaatacaggccaaattctaaattctttactttcataaacctgtaaaaagcataaccggcaaaacacatcaaataataacctcacatggcccccctcccaactattaaaggtgatagacccatccaacaactattttaaaggcgatagacccatccttaaagatctctttaaaaacacgtcgaaagtaatacaaaaactgcccaaaaatttatttgggtacggccccataattcttaaaattagtgggatagagagagatacacaatcacttgcacagcctaaagtaggaatcgccagaacgcaggtgttttatccttgtttaatagactggctaaaaagaggtgacaagtctgtgcgtgctggaagtgtttaaaatattttgtaagatgcttggattttagtccgcggtcaattttttgatattattttcttgtgatattttctttctaaaaatttacatttttgaaagaaaaataaaaaatagtataaaacatggggttttacgtatatttaaaatgatttcctAGAtacacaatataaaattttgccatttaaacatatatatcatgcgacaataaatatgacataggcgcacgaactagttagtgcggcatctgcgacacatcaaagattctaatagatctctgaactggactttaacaGCAACCATCTCATTCCACTTATACCCCCAAATATTAACAAACTTTAAATGCAACTATTGAACTACATCAATATCCTATATGATATATTATACAAATCGATCAATATAAACTcataacatgttttttaaaactgtggtgAAGATTTTATATGAAcaggtattttattataaaaattcattatGTTGTGACTAAAAGATCTTTCAAAAATAGAAGTTCTGTGAAATGAGATTGTTATTGAATCTGTATCCTATTCTGAATAAATTGTCGAATCTTCTGATCCATTTCTGCCACTTTAAACCAACATTTCCTGTGTGTACGTTAAAACTTTCAATGGCACTAAGTTGATGTTTAAAGTTTGCTAAAGTTTCTCTGAATTTACTCATAGTGGTTTCGTTTCTCGTCGCTAAAATGTACTATTTAAATGTTGGTTATTGTTGTTGTTcgtatttgtttattatttagattaatacAATACAGTGTGTTGTTGGATTTCATGGATGTTACAAGCACTGGAATTAAATTCCACAAATTCGCTTATTTTTGTAGCAAAATAACATCGGTTAGAAATATagacacataatttaaaaaatggatagGCTTACCACGTTCTATATAACTATTGATTATTAatctatgtatgtatatttttagaataactATTAAGTTTTATATGTATCTGACAgcattcaaatttaaaattacaatatttcaaAACCCTTTCGCGAAGAAGTACGAATCCCAAACATGGTTTAAATCGCGTATGCGTAGTTGACCATAGTTATTTGATCATCAGTTTCGTCAAGGATCGCTTCCGCGATTCCTCCAGACCTCCAATTCATGGCTTATGCGACTATAATAACATCAATATTCGTGCATACAGAAATAACTAGGGCctttttactattaaattacATTACGATGTGGTATAATCTTGATATTTGCGctttcaaacttattttattgctGACTTTAAGGTCCTATTTTACGAAATTTCTTAGGATCTGTAAACTAAACGTAAAACCTTTAATGGTTTTAATCGGTTGGGCTCCTCTAAAAATCAGCGAAACCTTATGAtttacctaattttaaaaatttgtgtagCTATAGTTGtgctattatatattttattagttttactcGATTAAAGCGAAGAATGTGTGTTGCTACAATTCTCTATACCagacattattttaaagttatagtaTATAAGGTTGCTACAGTACAGATAGATTTTGTATTGGTCTAATTTCATTGGTCagttcaaataaatttttttgctttgcATTTGGCAGATGTCAATCAATCATATTTTAACGAACTTTTCGATCGAGAAGgtttttttgatcaatttttcgGAATACCTTTGGTACATAATAGAATTTgggtattaaaataattttttgtcacgAAATGGCACAAAACGTCAACCCCTTCTTTGAACAACAGGCGAACAGCCCTTCCAAAGAAAGTGAAGTAACAAAACGGCCCCAAAACGATGGTCATGCAGTGACAAAGAGGTAAGACAgcattttttgctttatttgcGGAATTTGTGACTGTTTTAAACTATTAATCGTATTTAAAGTGGTTTTCTCCTTATCCTTTGCATGGAAAATTGTCATTACTGTGGCAAATGGAATCATGTTACAGCCATAATCATTGATGATTAATGCATTGAAAAATCATATGCTCTTAATCCCCTTTAAAATGTCTAATGCCtaaaaccacaatttttttatgcaggTTACACAAAGAATTAATGACCCTCATGATGTCACAAGATAAGAGCATTTCAGCCTTTCCAGAAGGAGAAAATCTTTTCAACTGGATAGGAACCATTGCGGGACCTAAAGACTCAGTTTATGAGgaccttaaatttaaattgagcTTTCAGTTTCCCAATTCATACCCTTACACAGCCCCAGTAGTCAAGTTCATTACACCTTGTTTCCATCCAAATGTTGATActagtggaaatatttgtttggATATTTTGAAGGATAAATGGTCAGCATTGTATGATGTCAGAACTATTTTATTGTCAATTCAAGCCTTACTTGGTAAGTATTTTGCATAATATAGCCATTTTAGCAAAGcagcttataatttttttaacatatatgGTTGAATATATAGGATGATTTCACACTaaaggt
This window encodes:
- the LOC126736477 gene encoding probable ubiquitin-conjugating enzyme E2 C — protein: MAQNVNPFFEQQANSPSKESEVTKRPQNDGHAVTKRLHKELMTLMMSQDKSISAFPEGENLFNWIGTIAGPKDSVYEDLKFKLSFQFPNSYPYTAPVVKFITPCFHPNVDTSGNICLDILKDKWSALYDVRTILLSIQALLGEPNVDSPLNALAAEIWPKKDSYKRHVLEMYKEV